One stretch of Chloroflexota bacterium DNA includes these proteins:
- the rplS gene encoding 50S ribosomal protein L19, whose protein sequence is MQHPLLESLEPKPHPGIPELSVGDTVRVHARIVEGSRERIQVFQGTLIRIKGKKAAGSSFTVRRIASHGIGVERTFLLHSPRIDKVEVVRKAKVRRAKLYYLRDRRGKAARLKERARR, encoded by the coding sequence ATGCAGCATCCTTTGCTTGAGTCTCTGGAGCCAAAGCCCCATCCCGGTATTCCCGAGCTTTCCGTAGGCGATACCGTGCGGGTGCACGCCCGCATTGTTGAAGGTAGTCGAGAACGTATCCAGGTTTTTCAGGGTACGTTGATTCGCATCAAAGGAAAAAAGGCGGCCGGGTCCAGCTTCACAGTTCGCCGCATTGCTTCCCATGGCATCGGGGTCGAACGCACCTTTCTGCTTCACTCTCCTCGTATAGACAAGGTCGAGGTGGTGCGCAAGGCCAAGGTGCGCCGGGCCAAGCTGTACTACCTGCGCGATCGCCGAGGCAAGGCGGCGCGGCTCAAGGAACGGGCGCGGCGTTAA
- a CDS encoding ABC transporter substrate-binding protein — MAADSRVLRRRWLILAAGIALLVATLLLIWRATSQPSDRFWDNILRSGQWRVAMDPSFPPFEDLGEDGQPVGFDVDLAQEIADRWGVELQIEGVGFDGLIDVVWASRVDSVISAVPYQPLFSEDVAFSQPYFEAGLVLVTNLESVNVQSVDDLAGRSVAVEWGSEGDVQARALQRRFPDLQIQAKETPADALRAVATGTAQAALVDHVSALQFQGQGGLVTIAPEVIVSDPYVVVMPRKAPRLQQEIGLVLEEMAADGTLERLTDRWFVTR, encoded by the coding sequence TGTAGCTACCCTGTTGCTGATCTGGCGAGCGACGTCGCAGCCCTCGGACCGTTTCTGGGACAATATCCTGCGCAGCGGGCAGTGGCGAGTGGCCATGGATCCAAGTTTTCCCCCGTTTGAAGACCTGGGCGAAGATGGCCAGCCAGTGGGCTTCGACGTGGATCTGGCGCAGGAAATCGCCGATCGCTGGGGTGTCGAACTGCAGATCGAAGGCGTTGGATTCGACGGCCTTATCGATGTTGTCTGGGCCAGCCGCGTGGATAGTGTGATATCGGCAGTGCCTTATCAACCGTTATTCAGCGAGGATGTGGCATTCTCCCAGCCCTATTTCGAGGCAGGTCTGGTATTGGTCACCAACTTGGAGTCCGTGAATGTTCAATCTGTGGACGATCTGGCGGGGCGGTCGGTCGCGGTGGAGTGGGGCTCAGAGGGCGATGTTCAGGCCCGGGCTTTGCAGCGGCGGTTTCCGGATCTTCAGATTCAGGCGAAAGAAACGCCTGCGGATGCGCTGCGGGCTGTGGCGACGGGAACAGCCCAGGCAGCCCTGGTCGATCATGTCAGTGCTCTGCAATTCCAGGGCCAGGGTGGCCTTGTGACCATAGCGCCCGAGGTTATCGTTTCCGATCCCTATGTGGTCGTGATGCCGCGCAAGGCGCCGCGGTTGCAGCAGGAGATCGGGTTGGTGCTTGAGGAGATGGCAGCCGACGGCACACTGGAGCGGCTGACCGACAGGTGGTTTGTGACGCGGTGA
- a CDS encoding M23 family metallopeptidase: MLTVDHLVQSIGPLSKLRPGPVLFVLAATLFVAGCAGNAGLETTSTPTATLTPTTTPSPSPTASATATPTPTATATPTVTPMPTDTATPRPTATATPTQTPLPAPGETSPETPAEPAKSPTRPAVSPAGFWPTPDVSQATDHFWLGRPTGPDTTQWASPFYPYGSTGGGKYLVHQGVDIANPLGTPLFAPADGTVIFAGPDSDQAVGPTTNFFGNTIVILLDRDYGDQYLYVLFGHLNSISIELGQWVSRGQQIGEIGMTGIALGPHVHVEVRVGENDFTSTRNAEYWLEPLPGHGALGGRILTDDGRHLPEVELLLYPGPEFSTPRYYISTYVDDPALINPDDEWGENFLLADIPANTYQVEVNLGGQTYRDTIVIEPGKSSWYELRVPWDS, from the coding sequence GTGTTAACTGTTGACCATCTCGTGCAGAGCATCGGCCCTCTCTCGAAGCTGCGGCCAGGACCGGTGCTTTTTGTCCTTGCCGCGACTCTTTTTGTAGCTGGCTGTGCCGGCAACGCTGGTCTTGAAACAACATCCACGCCCACAGCCACCCTCACACCCACGACCACGCCTTCTCCATCACCAACGGCAAGCGCTACCGCCACGCCAACGCCAACTGCCACGGCAACACCGACAGTCACACCCATGCCCACAGACACGGCGACACCCCGGCCGACAGCGACCGCCACGCCGACGCAAACACCTCTTCCTGCGCCCGGGGAAACAAGCCCGGAAACTCCCGCAGAACCCGCCAAAAGCCCGACCAGACCTGCCGTCTCACCAGCCGGTTTCTGGCCCACACCCGATGTTTCGCAGGCAACGGATCATTTTTGGCTGGGTCGTCCTACCGGACCAGACACCACCCAATGGGCCAGCCCCTTCTATCCCTACGGCAGCACCGGTGGCGGCAAATACCTGGTCCATCAGGGAGTCGATATCGCCAATCCGCTGGGCACACCGCTGTTTGCCCCGGCTGATGGCACCGTCATCTTCGCCGGACCGGACAGCGATCAGGCGGTAGGTCCCACCACCAACTTCTTCGGCAATACGATTGTCATCCTGCTGGATCGCGACTACGGCGACCAGTATCTGTACGTCCTGTTCGGCCACCTGAATTCGATCTCCATCGAACTGGGTCAGTGGGTATCCCGCGGTCAACAGATCGGCGAAATCGGCATGACTGGAATCGCCCTGGGGCCCCACGTCCACGTCGAGGTACGGGTGGGAGAAAACGATTTCACCAGCACGCGCAACGCCGAATATTGGCTGGAACCGTTGCCGGGGCACGGTGCCCTGGGTGGACGCATTCTGACCGACGATGGCCGTCACCTTCCGGAAGTCGAATTGTTACTCTATCCGGGACCCGAATTCAGCACGCCACGCTACTATATTTCCACCTACGTCGACGATCCTGCCCTCATCAATCCCGACGACGAGTGGGGCGAAAACTTCCTATTGGCCGACATCCCGGCCAATACCTACCAGGTTGAAGTGAACCTGGGTGGCCAAACTTACCGCGATACGATCGTTATCGAACCGGGAAAATCATCGTGGTATGAACTGCGGGTACCGTGGGACTCGTAG
- the trmD gene encoding tRNA (guanosine(37)-N1)-methyltransferase TrmD, with translation MHFDIFTLFPGMFDGPFDDSIIKRARESGIISIELHNIRDYAEGKHSVTDDYPYGGGGGMVMKPEPIFRAVESVPGLAEGRSEASSLPGNAASERPAIILLSPQGRPFDQSVALELADHSRLALVCGRYEGVDERVRRYLCTDEISIGDFVLSGGEIAAMVIVDAVTRLLPGALGSEHGADQDSHATGLLEHPHYTRPPDFRGWHVPDVLLSGHHGNVDRWRRQQSLLRTWQRRPDLLDTAWLTEDDLTFLEGLEREMPVG, from the coding sequence ATGCATTTTGATATCTTCACCCTGTTTCCGGGAATGTTCGACGGCCCTTTTGACGATAGTATCATCAAGAGGGCCCGGGAGTCAGGGATTATCTCGATCGAATTACACAACATTCGGGACTACGCCGAGGGAAAGCATAGCGTCACCGATGACTATCCCTATGGCGGCGGTGGCGGCATGGTCATGAAGCCGGAACCGATTTTCAGGGCCGTGGAGTCTGTTCCAGGCCTGGCTGAAGGTCGTTCTGAAGCTTCTTCTCTTCCTGGGAATGCCGCGAGCGAACGGCCCGCCATTATCCTGCTCTCGCCGCAAGGCCGGCCGTTTGATCAGAGTGTGGCCCTGGAACTGGCCGATCATTCACGGCTGGCATTGGTCTGTGGACGTTACGAGGGTGTCGACGAGCGGGTCCGCCGCTATCTATGTACGGACGAGATATCCATCGGCGACTTTGTGCTATCGGGTGGAGAGATCGCAGCCATGGTGATCGTGGATGCTGTGACGCGGCTGTTGCCCGGGGCATTGGGATCTGAGCATGGTGCCGATCAGGACTCCCATGCCACCGGGCTTTTGGAGCATCCGCATTACACGCGGCCGCCAGATTTCAGGGGTTGGCATGTGCCTGACGTGTTGCTCTCAGGACATCATGGCAATGTGGACCGGTGGCGCCGGCAACAGTCACTCCTGCGGACGTGGCAACGCCGTCCCGATCTGCTTGATACCGCCTGGTTAACCGAGGATGATCTCACATTTTTGGAGGGGCTGGAACGGGAGATGCCGGTGGGTTAG